CAGTTCTATGTGGCCCACGTTCCGGAAGGCACGCTCACGCCACGCCTCTGGACCTTGGAGCCCGGCGACCGCATCCAATTGGGTCGGCGCATCACCGGCAACTTCACATTGGAAAACGCCCAGACCAAAACCATCGTGATGGTCGGCACGGGTACGGGCATCGCTCCCTTCCTGGCCATGGTGCGCCAGCATGCGGCCGTGCGGCCCGACATCCGGTTCGTTCTCCTGCACGGAGCCACGCGCCGCGCCGAACTGGGACACCACGGCGAGTTCCGCGCCCTGGCCTACGCTTTGCCAAATTTTGTCTACCTGCCCGCGATCTCGCGACCGCATCTCGATCCCCTTTGGAAGGGCCAGATCGGCCGGTTGACGGTGTTTTTCCAGGAACAAGGCCGTTTGCTGGCCGAGAAGGCCCGCGTCCACCTGGATCCCGCCAAAACCGACGTGTATCTTTGTGGAAGTCCGGGAATGGTTCGGGACATCTCCGCGATTCTCGAACCGGCCGGTTACCAGAAGTGGACCCGGGCCAATCCGGCGGCTTTGCACGTGGAGGAATACTGGAAAGACAAGGAATAACGCCTCGCGAGCGTTGGTGGACTCCCGAGCGGATGTCCACCCGATTGCGCCTGGACGATACGGCATGGACTCCGGACGGTCACCCCGTCTGGCTGGAGGGCCGTTCCGATCGTAGCGCCGTGCTTTGCCGAGAACCTTCCGGCGAGATCGTGGATCTGGCTGGGGATGCCTCCGTTCGCGCAGGGGTGGGCTACGGCGGAGGCGATTTCACCCTGCATGGCGGCGACTTGTTCTACGTCCCTCGGGGCGGAATCCTGTCCCGCATCCGCCCAGGCTCCCCCGCCAGACCCATCCTGCCAAGATTTGGCGCCGTTGCTTCTCCAGCGATCAGTCCGGATGGAGCCTGGGTGATCTGCGTGCACAGTCTGGACGACCTCGACGTGATCGCCTTGGCGCCCACCGACGGCTCTCGCTGGCCGGTGGACCTGGTGCGTGGCAGCGACTTCTACATGCAACCCACTTGGCACCCGGATGGCAAGCGGATCAGTTGGGTCGAATGGGACCATCCCTGCATGCCTTGGGATGGCTCCAGGCTCATGGTGGCCGAGTTGGATCTCGATGCCGGGAGGATCCTTTCGCGTCGACAACTCGCCGGCGCGAAGGATCGCCCCGTCTTGCAGCCGACCTGGTCGCCGGATGGAGCGCATCTGGCCTGGATCGAAAGCGACGGGACCAGCTACCAACTCCGCTTGCTGTGCCATGCGGACCACACGGTGCGCACCCTGCACAGCTCCGACGGCTTGCTGCCTCCGGCCTGGATCCAGGGGATCCGAGTGCTCGCCTGGAACGGTTCCCAGCGCCTCTGGGCGTTGGATTCGCACCTGGGCGAAGGAAAAGTGTTGGACATCGCGTTGGATGGAACGGTCCACGAGATCGATCCG
This DNA window, taken from Fibrobacterota bacterium, encodes the following:
- a CDS encoding ferredoxin--NADP reductase, with product MSIPDSQNYNATVVARIDYTPSLRTYYIQPDQAFEPYQAGQYVTLGLESSVPRSGDVVPEARPPQEGKMVLRAYSIASAGFENEVLQFYVAHVPEGTLTPRLWTLEPGDRIQLGRRITGNFTLENAQTKTIVMVGTGTGIAPFLAMVRQHAAVRPDIRFVLLHGATRRAELGHHGEFRALAYALPNFVYLPAISRPHLDPLWKGQIGRLTVFFQEQGRLLAEKARVHLDPAKTDVYLCGSPGMVRDISAILEPAGYQKWTRANPAALHVEEYWKDKE